Proteins encoded within one genomic window of Glycine soja cultivar W05 chromosome 1, ASM419377v2, whole genome shotgun sequence:
- the LOC114422330 gene encoding probable N-acetyltransferase HLS1 isoform X1: MGEDLSSTLVVREFDLNKDRERVEAVERSCEVGPSGKLSLFTDMLGDPICRVRHSPAFLMLVAEIGGELVGMIRGCIKTVTCGKRLSRNGKHNNTNAKHVPVYTKVAYILGLRVSPNRRRMGIGLKLVRKMETWFRDNGTEYSYMTTEKNNLASVKLFTDKCGYSKFRNPSILVNPVFAHPARVSPKVRIISLSPSEAEVLYRHHFATTEFFPRDVDSVLNNKLNLGTFLAVPNESYKSDIWLGPDLFLSDPPHSWAMVSVWNSKEVFTFELRGASRVSRTLAKTTRVVDRALPWLRLPSMPDLFRPFGFHFMYGLGGEGPEGVKMVKALCGFAHNLAMEKGCRVLATEVSPNEPLRFGIPHWKMLSGEDLWCMKRLGEDYSDGSVGDWTKSQPGMSIFVDPREV; the protein is encoded by the exons ATGGGTGAGGATTTATCATCTACGTTGGTTGTGAGAGAGTTCGACCTGAATAAAGACCGAGAGAGAGTAGAAGCCGTTGAAAGGTCGTGTGAGGTTGGACCCAGCGGCAAGCTTTCTCTCTTCACCGACATGCTCGGCGACCCAATTTGCAGGGTCCGCCATTCACCTGCTTTTCTAATGCTG GTAGCGGAGATTGGTGGAGAATTAGTAGGAATGATAAGAGGTTGCATTAAAACCGTGACATGCGGAAAAAGGCTCTCCAGAAACGGAAAACACAACAACACTAACGCCAAACACGTCCCAGTGTATACCAAAGTCGCATATATACTAGGCCTTCGTGTTTCTCCTAATCGACG TAGAATGGGAATAGGATTAAAGCTAGTGCGTAAAATGGAGACTTGGTTCAGGGATAATGGAACAGAATACTCCTACATGACAACGGAAAAGAACAATTTGGCGTCTGTTAAACTCTTCACCGATAAATGCGGGTATTCAAAGTTTCGTAACCCCTCCATCCTTGTCAACCCCGTATTTGCCCATCCAGCAAGGGTATCCCCAAAGGTGAGAATCATAAGTCTTTCCCCTTCCGAGGCCGAGGTACTCTACCGACACCATTTTGCCACGACAGAGTTTTTTCCACGCGACGTTGACTCTGTTCTGAACAACAAGTTGAACCTAGGGACGTTTCTGGCTGTCCCAAATGAGTCCTACAAGTCTGACATATGGCTCGGCCCAGATCTTTTTCTGTCGGACCCACCACATTCCTGGGCCATGGTGAGCGTGTGGAACTCAAAGGAAGTGTTCACGTTCGAGTTGCGTGGTGCGTCGCGCGTGAGCCGCACGCTTGCTAAGACAACGCGGGTGGTGGACCGGGCCCTGCCCTGGCTGCGGTTACCATCGATGCCAGACCTGTTCAGGCCGTTCGGGTTTCACTTCATGTACGGGTTGGGAGGGGAAGGCCCAGAGGGCGTGAAGATGGTGAAGGCCCTGTGTGGGTTCGCGCACAACCTCGCCATGGAAAAAGGGTGCAGGGTGTTGGCCACGGAAGTGTCCCCAAACGAGCCCTTAAGGTTTGGGATACCCCACTGGAAGATGCTGTCGGGTGAAGATTTATGGTGTATGAAGCGGTTGGGCGAGGATTACAGCGACGGTTCCGTTGGTGACTGGACCAAATCTCAACCCGGCATGTCCATTTTTGTTGACCCGAGAGAGGTCTAA
- the LOC114422330 gene encoding probable N-acetyltransferase HLS1 isoform X2, whose protein sequence is MGEDLSSTLVVREFDLNKDRERVEAVERSCEVGPSGKLSLFTDMLGDPICRVRHSPAFLMLVAEIGGELVGMIRGCIKTVTCGKRLSRNGKHNNTNAKHVPVYTKVAYILGLRVSPNRRMGIGLKLVRKMETWFRDNGTEYSYMTTEKNNLASVKLFTDKCGYSKFRNPSILVNPVFAHPARVSPKVRIISLSPSEAEVLYRHHFATTEFFPRDVDSVLNNKLNLGTFLAVPNESYKSDIWLGPDLFLSDPPHSWAMVSVWNSKEVFTFELRGASRVSRTLAKTTRVVDRALPWLRLPSMPDLFRPFGFHFMYGLGGEGPEGVKMVKALCGFAHNLAMEKGCRVLATEVSPNEPLRFGIPHWKMLSGEDLWCMKRLGEDYSDGSVGDWTKSQPGMSIFVDPREV, encoded by the exons ATGGGTGAGGATTTATCATCTACGTTGGTTGTGAGAGAGTTCGACCTGAATAAAGACCGAGAGAGAGTAGAAGCCGTTGAAAGGTCGTGTGAGGTTGGACCCAGCGGCAAGCTTTCTCTCTTCACCGACATGCTCGGCGACCCAATTTGCAGGGTCCGCCATTCACCTGCTTTTCTAATGCTG GTAGCGGAGATTGGTGGAGAATTAGTAGGAATGATAAGAGGTTGCATTAAAACCGTGACATGCGGAAAAAGGCTCTCCAGAAACGGAAAACACAACAACACTAACGCCAAACACGTCCCAGTGTATACCAAAGTCGCATATATACTAGGCCTTCGTGTTTCTCCTAATCGACG AATGGGAATAGGATTAAAGCTAGTGCGTAAAATGGAGACTTGGTTCAGGGATAATGGAACAGAATACTCCTACATGACAACGGAAAAGAACAATTTGGCGTCTGTTAAACTCTTCACCGATAAATGCGGGTATTCAAAGTTTCGTAACCCCTCCATCCTTGTCAACCCCGTATTTGCCCATCCAGCAAGGGTATCCCCAAAGGTGAGAATCATAAGTCTTTCCCCTTCCGAGGCCGAGGTACTCTACCGACACCATTTTGCCACGACAGAGTTTTTTCCACGCGACGTTGACTCTGTTCTGAACAACAAGTTGAACCTAGGGACGTTTCTGGCTGTCCCAAATGAGTCCTACAAGTCTGACATATGGCTCGGCCCAGATCTTTTTCTGTCGGACCCACCACATTCCTGGGCCATGGTGAGCGTGTGGAACTCAAAGGAAGTGTTCACGTTCGAGTTGCGTGGTGCGTCGCGCGTGAGCCGCACGCTTGCTAAGACAACGCGGGTGGTGGACCGGGCCCTGCCCTGGCTGCGGTTACCATCGATGCCAGACCTGTTCAGGCCGTTCGGGTTTCACTTCATGTACGGGTTGGGAGGGGAAGGCCCAGAGGGCGTGAAGATGGTGAAGGCCCTGTGTGGGTTCGCGCACAACCTCGCCATGGAAAAAGGGTGCAGGGTGTTGGCCACGGAAGTGTCCCCAAACGAGCCCTTAAGGTTTGGGATACCCCACTGGAAGATGCTGTCGGGTGAAGATTTATGGTGTATGAAGCGGTTGGGCGAGGATTACAGCGACGGTTCCGTTGGTGACTGGACCAAATCTCAACCCGGCATGTCCATTTTTGTTGACCCGAGAGAGGTCTAA
- the LOC114422330 gene encoding probable N-acetyltransferase HLS1 isoform X3, which yields MIRGCIKTVTCGKRLSRNGKHNNTNAKHVPVYTKVAYILGLRVSPNRRRMGIGLKLVRKMETWFRDNGTEYSYMTTEKNNLASVKLFTDKCGYSKFRNPSILVNPVFAHPARVSPKVRIISLSPSEAEVLYRHHFATTEFFPRDVDSVLNNKLNLGTFLAVPNESYKSDIWLGPDLFLSDPPHSWAMVSVWNSKEVFTFELRGASRVSRTLAKTTRVVDRALPWLRLPSMPDLFRPFGFHFMYGLGGEGPEGVKMVKALCGFAHNLAMEKGCRVLATEVSPNEPLRFGIPHWKMLSGEDLWCMKRLGEDYSDGSVGDWTKSQPGMSIFVDPREV from the exons ATGATAAGAGGTTGCATTAAAACCGTGACATGCGGAAAAAGGCTCTCCAGAAACGGAAAACACAACAACACTAACGCCAAACACGTCCCAGTGTATACCAAAGTCGCATATATACTAGGCCTTCGTGTTTCTCCTAATCGACG TAGAATGGGAATAGGATTAAAGCTAGTGCGTAAAATGGAGACTTGGTTCAGGGATAATGGAACAGAATACTCCTACATGACAACGGAAAAGAACAATTTGGCGTCTGTTAAACTCTTCACCGATAAATGCGGGTATTCAAAGTTTCGTAACCCCTCCATCCTTGTCAACCCCGTATTTGCCCATCCAGCAAGGGTATCCCCAAAGGTGAGAATCATAAGTCTTTCCCCTTCCGAGGCCGAGGTACTCTACCGACACCATTTTGCCACGACAGAGTTTTTTCCACGCGACGTTGACTCTGTTCTGAACAACAAGTTGAACCTAGGGACGTTTCTGGCTGTCCCAAATGAGTCCTACAAGTCTGACATATGGCTCGGCCCAGATCTTTTTCTGTCGGACCCACCACATTCCTGGGCCATGGTGAGCGTGTGGAACTCAAAGGAAGTGTTCACGTTCGAGTTGCGTGGTGCGTCGCGCGTGAGCCGCACGCTTGCTAAGACAACGCGGGTGGTGGACCGGGCCCTGCCCTGGCTGCGGTTACCATCGATGCCAGACCTGTTCAGGCCGTTCGGGTTTCACTTCATGTACGGGTTGGGAGGGGAAGGCCCAGAGGGCGTGAAGATGGTGAAGGCCCTGTGTGGGTTCGCGCACAACCTCGCCATGGAAAAAGGGTGCAGGGTGTTGGCCACGGAAGTGTCCCCAAACGAGCCCTTAAGGTTTGGGATACCCCACTGGAAGATGCTGTCGGGTGAAGATTTATGGTGTATGAAGCGGTTGGGCGAGGATTACAGCGACGGTTCCGTTGGTGACTGGACCAAATCTCAACCCGGCATGTCCATTTTTGTTGACCCGAGAGAGGTCTAA
- the LOC114422347 gene encoding glucan endo-1,3-beta-glucosidase 13-like, which yields MRCLFPLLFLCSLGLTVTGQEFIKFINLCETTEDILQASSHAELPLAVSVNAGNLNEVSFSILLAEKWLRHNVLAQYPASNITTIVIGTTAFCQQGHQHNNLAVVLSSLKNVYHSLKRWGLEKAIKVSAAFNLDCLSLNSVSFNNDLKMVKPLIEFLKEVNSTYSVIPHYGFSHFSDESFSLVSSHLESMKKLGFFHLNSINVATIVPKGRKTIARKLSVVDFSPIGPFPVRPAPMPEVAKSPMTPSNVPLPPLAQVVSSPPPILSPTFAPEEPPFGVPASSPHGFTLPPCIPLHNGSPQIFPIQKLWCVAKPSVPEETLQQAMEYACGEGGADCMEITPQGNCYNPDTVVAHASYAFNSYWQKHKRSGGTCSFGGTAMLINSDPSFLHCRFILS from the exons ATGAGGTGCCTCTttcctcttctctttctttgttCGCTTGGTCTTACTG tTACTGGTCAAGAATTCATTAAGTTCATCAACCTCTGTGAGACAACTGAAGACATTTTACAAGCCTCGTCGCACGCTGAGCTTCCCTTGGCAGTTTCAGTGAATGCTGGAAACCTCAATGAGGTCTCTTTCAGCATTTTGTTAGCTGAAAAATGGCTCAGGCATAACGTTCTTGCACAATACCCTGCTTCAAATATCACCACCATTGTTATTGGAACCACTGCTTTTTGCCAACAGGGCCATCAACACAACAACCTCGCTGTGGTTCTGTCTTCTCTGAAGAATGTCTACCACTCACTTAAGAGATGGGGTTTGGAGAAAGCCATTAAAGTTTCTGCTGCTTTTAATCTGGACTGTTTGTCTCTAAACTCAGTTTCTTTTaacaatgatttgaaaatggtcAAACCCCTCATAGAGTTTCTCAAAGAGGTAAACTCCACATATTCTGTGATCCCACATTATGGCTTCTCACATTTTTCTGATGAAAGTTTTAGCTTGGTGTCTTCCCATTTGGAGTCCATGAAAAAGCTTGGATTTTTTCATCTCAACAGCATAAACGTTGCAACCATTGTTCCAAAAGGGAGAAAAACCATAGCAAGAAAGCTTTCAGTTGTTGATTTTAGCCCAATAGGCCCATTCCCAGTAAGGCCAGCTCCAATGCCAGAAGTAGCCAAGTCCCCAATGACTCCTTCTAATGTACCTTTGCCTCCTTTAGCACAAGTGGTTTCTTCACCCCCTCCAATACTTTCTCCCACTTTTGCCCCTGAAGAGCCACCATTTGGTGTTCCAGCTAGCTCTCCTCATGGCTTCACACTCCCTCCTTGCATTCCATTACACAATGGCTCACCCCAAATATTCCCGATCCAGAAACTGTGGTGTGTGGCTAAGCCAAGTGTTCCTGAAGAAACACTGCAACAGGCTATGGAATATGCTTGTGGAGAGGGTGGTGCTGATTGCATGGAGATCACGCCACAGGGAAACTGTTATAATCCAGACACTGTGGTTGCTCATGCCTCCTATGCTTTCAACAGTTACTGGCAGAAGCACAAGAGAAGTGGTGGAACATGCAGCTTTGGAGGAACGGCCATGTTGATCAATTCTGACCCAA GTTTCCTTCACTGTCGGTTCATTCTTAGCTAA
- the LOC114396361 gene encoding proteasome subunit alpha type-1-B-like yields MLLCDTWNSTGSHDVVRGGEVFYVNVVKVSEEGKVIVIVLACINKANFELSSHQKKIFKVDNHIVIAITSLTAVACVLSCYMRSGSSLTVSRLVVQFDNKAQVIALPQLSNTSSPH; encoded by the exons ATGCTACTTTGTGACACGTGGAACAGCACAGGATCT CATGATGTTGTCAGAGGTGGTGAAGTTTTTTATGTTAACGTCGTCAAAGTCAGCGAAGAAGGCAAGGTCATTGTCATCGTCCTCGCATGTATCAACAAGGCTAACTTTGAACTCTCATCGCACCAGAAGAAGATCTTTAAGGTCGACAACCACATCGTCATCGCTATCACCAGCCTCACCGCCGTCGCCTGCGTCCTCTCTTGCTACATGCGATCCGGGTCATCGCTCACCGTTAGCAGACTTGTTGTTCAATTCGACAATAAAGCTCAGGTCATCGCTCTTCCCCAATTGTCAAATACCTCCTCTCCACATTGA